In Flavobacterium sp., a single window of DNA contains:
- a CDS encoding glycosyl hydrolase produces MKKTILKIACISLSILAFASCSSDKETEEEVVIVNPPTQSDPLTTQNAATYMVDASATKETVALFYNLKKLAQTKVAIGQQDAFNGFYQDAGGDSDIKKNTGFDPAVLGSDFMFITDKNNNNQADNWFYQQELKITSDVKAAYAKGIINTFSWHIREPFKDESFYAADMSAQEKATAFKSILPGGTNHEWYKKKLDKVASVVLNLKGSNGELIPIIFRPFHEFDGSWFWWGANFCTADEYKQAYQFTVDYLKNTKGVHNILYAFSPDNSYTTEASYLSRYPGDKYVDILGMDNYGDFNNQGTTGSGKANAKLKIISDIAKTKVKIAALTETGYRVTSSIPPVTNWFSTYLYDALTANDIQVSYVMFWNNNSDGYYVPNGSVSNAADFKTFSTKTKSTLLNSLPKMYEMPK; encoded by the coding sequence ATGAAAAAAACAATATTAAAAATAGCCTGCATTAGTTTATCAATTCTTGCCTTTGCAAGCTGTTCGTCAGACAAAGAAACCGAAGAAGAAGTTGTAATAGTCAATCCGCCAACGCAAAGTGATCCCTTAACAACTCAAAATGCAGCAACTTATATGGTTGATGCAAGCGCGACTAAAGAAACTGTTGCTTTATTTTATAATTTAAAAAAACTGGCACAAACGAAAGTTGCCATTGGTCAGCAAGACGCCTTTAATGGATTCTATCAGGATGCCGGAGGAGATTCTGACATCAAAAAAAACACGGGTTTTGATCCTGCAGTTTTAGGCTCAGATTTTATGTTTATTACCGATAAAAACAATAACAATCAGGCCGATAACTGGTTTTATCAACAGGAACTAAAAATCACAAGCGATGTTAAAGCCGCTTACGCGAAAGGCATAATCAACACTTTCAGCTGGCATATCAGAGAACCTTTTAAAGATGAATCTTTCTATGCAGCAGATATGTCTGCACAAGAAAAAGCAACGGCTTTTAAAAGTATTTTACCAGGCGGAACGAATCACGAATGGTACAAGAAAAAACTGGATAAAGTAGCAAGTGTAGTTTTAAATTTAAAAGGCTCAAACGGAGAATTGATTCCGATAATTTTCAGGCCGTTTCATGAATTCGACGGAAGCTGGTTTTGGTGGGGCGCAAATTTCTGCACAGCCGATGAATACAAACAAGCATATCAATTTACGGTTGATTATTTAAAAAATACAAAAGGCGTTCACAACATTTTATACGCTTTTTCTCCAGACAACTCATACACAACAGAAGCCAGTTATTTAAGCCGATATCCGGGCGATAAATATGTTGATATTCTGGGAATGGATAATTATGGGGATTTCAACAATCAAGGCACAACAGGTTCTGGCAAAGCCAATGCTAAGCTGAAAATAATCTCTGATATTGCTAAAACGAAAGTAAAAATCGCAGCCTTAACCGAAACAGGTTACAGAGTTACAAGCTCAATTCCGCCAGTTACAAACTGGTTTTCAACTTATTTATACGACGCTTTAACAGCAAATGATATTCAGGTAAGTTATGTAATGTTCTGGAACAACAACAGCGACGGATATTATGTTCCGAATGGTTCGGTTTCGAATGCAGCAGATTTTAAAACCTTTAGTACCAAAACAAAATCGACATTATTAAATTCCCTGCCAAAAATGTATGAAATGCCGAAATAA